The DNA region AGTATCTACTGGAGCTAAAGTTGGTGTTAATTATTTAAAATACTACGGTGACAAAATCACTAAAAGCGAAGCAGAAGCTAAAGAAAATTTAAATAAAAATAATGCCGAAGATATTTACGATAGCCTAAAACAATTAAAAGGAAGTGCTTTAAAAGTGGCTCAAATGCTTAGTATGGAAAAAAGCATCTTACCACAAGCCTATGTAGAAAAATTCTCATTAGCGCAATTTTCTGTGCCGCCATTATCCGCGCCTTTAGTAAAAAAAACGTTTAAAAAATATTTTGGTGAACTACCAAACCAAATCTTTGACACCTTCAATCTTAATTCGGTTAATGCAGCCAGTATTGGACAAGTACATTTAGCCGAAAAGGATGGGAAAAAACTTGCTGTGAAAATTCAATATCCTGGTGTTGCCGAAAGTATTTCTAGCGATTTGGCTTTAGTAAAACCTATTGCTATTAAAATGTTTAATATTAAAGGCAAAGACAGCGATAAGTATTTTAAAGAAGTAGAAAATAAATTAGTAGAAGAAACTAACTACATACTAGAAGTTAAGCAAAGTAAAGAAATTGTAAATGCATGTAAACACATTCCTAACCTTAAATTTCCTGAGTATTACGAAGATTTGTCTTCTGAGCGTATCATTACTATGGATTGGATGGAAGGCGAACACCTTTCTGAATTTACTGCACACAATACCAATCAAGAAGTAGCAAATAAAATTGGTCAAGCGCTTTGGGATTTTTATATGTACCAAATGCATGTGCTTAAAAAAGTACACGCAGATCCGCATCCCGGAAACTTTTTAGTGTCTAAAAATGGCGAACTTATTGCATTGGATTTTGGCTGCATGAAAACAGTTCCTGAGGATTTTTACGTTCCGTATTTTGAGTTAGCTCAAAAAGAAAGTCTTGAAGACCAATCTATTTTTACAGAAAAAATGTTTCAATTAGAAATACTTCGTAAAGATGATAGTAAAGAAGAATTAGAGTTCTTTTCGGCGATGTTTCATGAACTGTTAAGTCTATTCACCAAACCTTTTCATGTCGATACATTTGATTTTTCGGACGCCGAATTTTTCAATGCTATTTCAGAAATGGGACAACGCTACAGTAAAAGCACAGAACTAAGAAAAATGAACGGTAATCGCGGATCTAAGCATTTTATTTACATTAACCGTACGTTTTTTGGATTGTACAATTTAATGTTCGACTTAAAAGCTAAAGACATCAAAATCAATAACTTTCAAAATTTAAAATAATGAAGCATTTCAGTAAAAAACACATAGACGAAATGCATCATCTGTATCGCATAAACCTTATCAATAGCGTTTCTGGATTTAAAAGTGCTAATTTAATTGGTACAAAATCTAAAGATAATATCGAGAACGTTGCAGTGTTTAGTTCGGTAACGCACGTTGGTAGCAATCCGCCACTTTTAGGCTTTTTTTGCAGACCAACAACCGTTTTACGCAACACTTACGAAAACATAAAAGCAACTGGCGTTTACACGATTAATCACATTCATAAATCAATAATTGAAGATGCGCATCATACTTCGGCTAAATACGATGCAAATATTTCAGAATTTGAAGTGACCAATCTCAATTCAGAATATAAAAATGAATGTTTTGCACCTTTTGTAAAAGACGCACCTGTTCAACTTCAAATGAAATTTATACAAGAATATTTCATTAAAGAAAACGACACGATTCTTGTTTTAGGTGAAATTGAAAACCTGTTTATCAACGATAATTTATTAGAAAATGATGGCTTTGTAAACCTTTCTAAAGCTAAGGTTGCAACCATAAATGGATTAGATACTTACGCTATTCCAACTCTAGAAAAACGATTAGAATACCAAAGACCTAAAACAGCAGTTGGCAACCAATAAGTATTACACTTTATAAACTAACCATTAAAAACCAAAATATGAGAGTATTAGTAACAGGAGCAACAGGTTACATCGGTAAGCGCATAATCCCGTTACTGTTAGAGCAAGGTCATACCGTTGTTTGCGCTGTACGCGGAAAATTACGAACTGAAAAAAAATACTCTGACGAGAAAAACCTTCATGTTATCGAAGCCGACTTTTTAAAACCAGATACTTTAAAAAATATACCTAAGGACATAGATGCAGCGTATTATTTGATACATTCTATGTCAAATTCGGTAGACAAATTTCATAAATTAGAAGAAGAATGTGCAGTTAATTTCAAAAATTATATCGAAACGACTAACGTAAAACAAGTCATTTACCTTAGCGGAATCACCAACGATACTAAACTCTCAAAACATTTATTATCCAGAAAAAACGTAGAGGACACTTTAAAATCTAACATTTATGCATTAACCGTTTTTAAGGCAGGAATTATTGTTGGATCTGGTAGCGCAAGTTTCGAAATTATTAGAGATTTAGTCGAAAAACTTCCTGTAATGATTGCGCCAAAATGGTTAAATACCAAAACGCAACCTATTGGCATTAGAGACGTTTTAGCGTTTTTAACCAAAGGACTTGGTAAAGAAGAATTGTACAACACATCTCACGACATTTTTGGGCCAGAAATTTTAACTTACAAAGACATGCTTTTGCAATTTGGACAGGTTAGAAATTTAAAACGATACATTATTACAGTTCCAGTAATGACGCCAAAACTTTCTAGTTATTGGTTGTATTTTGTAACATCTACGTCGTATAAATTAGCGTCTTCTCTAGTAAATAGTATGGGAATAGAAATTATTGGTAAACAAAGTAATATCAATACTTTTTTAGATATCAAACCTATTTCTTACAAAGAAGCGGTAAAACATGCGTTTGTGAAAATTGAAGGAAATGAAATTATTTCCAGTTGGAAAGACGCCTTTATAAGTAGCCGAAACAAAAAAAGAGTTTCAACCAAATACCTTAAAGTTCCAAAATTTGGATGCTTTAAAGACATAAAAGAAAGACAGGTAAGAGATGAAAACCGAACGCTTGAAAAAATTTGGGCAATTGGTGGTGAAAATGGATGGTATTACGGTACAACGTTGTGGAAAATCAGAGGTTATTTAGACAAATTAGTTGGTGGCATTGGCTTACGTCGTGGTCGTACCAATCAAACCGAAATTAATACAGGCGACGCTTTAGATTTTTGGCGTGTATTGTTAGCCGATAAAGATCAAAAACGCCTTATCCTTTTTGCCGAAATGAAACTACCAGGAGAAGCTTGGTTAGAGTTTCAAGTTGCAAAAGGTAAAGTTTACCAACGTGCTACTTTTAGACCAAAAGGTCTTGCTGGACGATTGTATTGGTATAGCGTTTTACCATTTCATGGATTTATTTTTAACGGAATGATAAACAAATTAGCCAATGCCTAAAGGAATAGCTAAACAACATTTACCAACAAAAACTTGTCCCGTTTGCCAACTACCTTTTACATGGCGAAAAAAATGGGAGAAAAATTGGAACAACGTAAAATATTGTAGCGAAAAATGCAGAAAAAACAAAACACAAGCCTAGTTTGGTTTAGAAACGATTTAAGAATTCACGATAATTCGTCATTAGCTAACGCTATTAAAAGTAATAATCGTGTCATCGCTTTATATTGCTTTGATCCAAGACAATTTGAAGTTGATCAGTTAGGCTTTAAAAAAACCGAAAAATACAGAGCTAAATTTTTAATTGATACTGTAACCGATTTAAAAAGTAATCTAGCTCAACTTAATATTCCATTATTCGTTTATACCATAAAACCTGAAAATTGTATTCCAGATTTGGTAGAAAACTATAAAGTCAACCATATTTTTTTACAAGAAGAATGGACGCAAGAAGAAGTTAATGTGTTTAGTAAGGTGAAAGAAAATTTGCCTGAACACATTCAGATTTCAACAAACTACAATCAGTTTTTATATCATCCAGAAGATATTCCTTTCAGTATAGAACAACTACCTAAAGTATTCACCGAATTTAGAAAAGCTTGTGAAAAAAGAAGTGAAATTAGACAAGAAACTTCTTCATCAACAGAAAAAGTAAATAAAGAAAGTATAGAAAACCTAACTTCAATTCCATCACTTTCTGATTTAGGTTTTGATGATTTTGAAGTGCACCCAAATTCTGCGTTTTCTTTTAAAGGTGGAGAAACTGAAGCATTGAAACGTTTAGAAGATTATTTTTTCAACACTAAAAAATTAGGCGTTTATAAAAAGACTCGTAACGGATTGATTGGTAAAGATTTTAGCTCAAAATTTTCTCCTTGGTTAGCTAACGGAAGCATTTCTGCTAAACATATTTATTATCAAGTCAAACAGTTCGAGAAAACACATTTTAAAAACGATTCTACCTATTGGCTTATTTTCGAACTTATTTGGCGCGACTATTTTAAATATGTTTCTTTAAAATTTGGCAATCAAATCTTTAAAATCGACGGAATTTTAAACAAAGATTACCAATGGTCTAAAAATCAGCAAAAAATTAACGACTGGATAAACGGTAAAACACCTGAACCTTTTGTAAATGCGAATATGATCGAACTTAAAAAAACTGGTTGGATGAGTAATCGTGGTAGACAAAATGTAGCGAGTTATTTTGCAAAATCCATGGAATTAGATTGGCGCATAGGTGCAGCGTATTTTGAGAGTTTACTTCTTGATTACGATGTGCACAGCAATTATGGTAATTGGATGTATGTTGCTGGCGTTGGTAACGATCCAAGGGACCGAAAGTTTAACGTCAAACTTCAAGCCAATCGCTACGATAGTAACTGTAAATACCAGCGTTTGTGGTTGCAAGACACTTTATTTTAAAACACATATATGTCCGTCTGAGCGCAGTCGAAGACTAAAAACAATTTCATGAAAACACTTAGACTTATACTTGGCGATCAATTAAACAGCAAACACAGTTGGTATAAAACCAATGATAAAAATGTAGTGTATTGTCTATTTGAAATGCGCCAAGAAACCGATTATGTAACGCATCATATTCAAAAAATAATTGGCTTTTTTGCTGCAATGCGTGCGTTTTCAAGTCACCTTAAAGCGAATAATTTTAAAGTTGACTATTACAAACTAGACGATAAAGACAATACGCAAGATTTAGTAGAAAATTTAAAACAACTCATCAAAAAACACGAGATTGAAAAATTTCAATACCAATTACCAGATGAGTATCGTGTAGACCAACAATTATCAGAATTTTGCGAATCTTTAGATATTGAATCTGAAGCGTTTTCAACAGAACATTTTTACACCGAACGCAATGATTTAAAAGACTTTTTTAAAGGTAAAAAGCAATATTTAATGGAGAATTTTTACCGTGATATGCGTAAAAAGCACGACATTTTAATGGCTGGAAAACAACCTGAAGGCGGTAAATGGAACTACGACAAAAGCAATCGCAATAAATGGAAAGGCGAACATCAAATTCCGACTTATAAATATTTTAAAAATGATGTTTCAGATATTGTTGAATTACTTGAAAACAGCGATATCAAAACCATAGGTAAGTTTGATACTAAAACGTTTAGTTATCCAATAACTAGAGCACAAGCGCTTGATCAACTTAAATATTTCTGTGAGGAATTGCTCATTCATTTTGGCGATTATCAAGATGCTATGCACACGGACGAAGTCTATTTATTCCATTCGCGACTATCGTTTGCGATGAATATCAAGCTTATTTCAGCAAAAAATATCGTGGATACTGTTTTAAATTATTGGCGCAAACATGGTGACAATATTGATATTTCTCAAGTTGAAGGTTTTATTCGTCAAATCATTGGTTGGCGCGAGTATATGCGCGGTATGTATTGGGCTTTAATGCCAGATTACAAAACCGAAAATCATTTAGAAAACACCAATAAACTTCCGGAGTTTTATTGGACAGGAAACACCAAAATGAATTGCCTAAAAAATACCATAACCAACAGTCTTGATAATGGTTACGCGCATCACATACAGCGTTTAATGGTGACTGGTAATTTTGCGTTGCTCGCACAAATAAATCCTGACGATGTTGATGCATGGTATTTGGGTATTTATGTTGATGCTTTAGAATGGGTACAATTACCCAATACGCGTGGCATGAGCCAATTTGCAGATGGCGGAAAAATTGCTACAAAACCGTATGTTTCCAGCGGAAGTTACATCAACAAAATGAGTAATTATTGTGACAATTGCTATTACGATAAAAAGGAAAAATTAGGCGAAAAAGCGTGTCCGTTTAACAGCTTATACTGGAACTTTTTAGATGATAAACGCAGCATTTTAGGCAATAACCGTCGTATGGGAATGATGTACAGTTTACTAGACAAAATGGATAAACACCAACTTGTAAATATTAAAAAACGTGCACAAAGTATTATTGAAAACCCAGATAATTTTTAATGAAAAACGACCTTAGCATAGTTTGGTTAAAACGCGACCTTCGTTTACAGGATAACGAAGCCATTACCAATGCCATAAACACCAACCAAAGCGTGCTTCTCCTCTACACTTTCGAGGATTTTTTACTTCAAGATAAACATTACAGCCAACGTCATTGGGATTTTGTAAAACAGTCTTTAGAGGATTTAAATCAGCAACTAAAACCTTATAATTCCAAAGTTTTAATCGTCAATAATTCTATTGAAAATACAGTTGAGCAACTTCAAAAGCAATTCAATATTACACACGTGTTTTCACATATGGAAACAGGTATACTTTCAACTTTTAAAAGAGATATCGCTTTCGCGGAATTTTGCCGAACTCAACAAATAACTTGGATAGAAAATATTAATAATGGTGTGCAACGCGGACTAAGAAATCGTAATACTTGGTTTGAAGATTGGGACCGTTTTATGATACAACCAGAGTTTCAGTTTCTGCCAAAACAAAATCAGTTATTAAGTATTACTTCAATTGAAGCTTTAGAACTTCAGTTTAAAACCGTTTCAGCAGAAACTATTCACAATAAAAATTTTCAAAAAGGTGGAACAACAACAGGAATAAAATACATGCAATCGTTCTTCAAAAATCGCT from Mesoflavibacter profundi includes:
- a CDS encoding flavin reductase family protein codes for the protein MKHFSKKHIDEMHHLYRINLINSVSGFKSANLIGTKSKDNIENVAVFSSVTHVGSNPPLLGFFCRPTTVLRNTYENIKATGVYTINHIHKSIIEDAHHTSAKYDANISEFEVTNLNSEYKNECFAPFVKDAPVQLQMKFIQEYFIKENDTILVLGEIENLFINDNLLENDGFVNLSKAKVATINGLDTYAIPTLEKRLEYQRPKTAVGNQ
- a CDS encoding ABC1 kinase family protein; this translates as MKTIDKIPVSKISRATKLVSTGAKVGVNYLKYYGDKITKSEAEAKENLNKNNAEDIYDSLKQLKGSALKVAQMLSMEKSILPQAYVEKFSLAQFSVPPLSAPLVKKTFKKYFGELPNQIFDTFNLNSVNAASIGQVHLAEKDGKKLAVKIQYPGVAESISSDLALVKPIAIKMFNIKGKDSDKYFKEVENKLVEETNYILEVKQSKEIVNACKHIPNLKFPEYYEDLSSERIITMDWMEGEHLSEFTAHNTNQEVANKIGQALWDFYMYQMHVLKKVHADPHPGNFLVSKNGELIALDFGCMKTVPEDFYVPYFELAQKESLEDQSIFTEKMFQLEILRKDDSKEELEFFSAMFHELLSLFTKPFHVDTFDFSDAEFFNAISEMGQRYSKSTELRKMNGNRGSKHFIYINRTFFGLYNLMFDLKAKDIKINNFQNLK
- a CDS encoding cryptochrome/photolyase family protein, which produces MKTLRLILGDQLNSKHSWYKTNDKNVVYCLFEMRQETDYVTHHIQKIIGFFAAMRAFSSHLKANNFKVDYYKLDDKDNTQDLVENLKQLIKKHEIEKFQYQLPDEYRVDQQLSEFCESLDIESEAFSTEHFYTERNDLKDFFKGKKQYLMENFYRDMRKKHDILMAGKQPEGGKWNYDKSNRNKWKGEHQIPTYKYFKNDVSDIVELLENSDIKTIGKFDTKTFSYPITRAQALDQLKYFCEELLIHFGDYQDAMHTDEVYLFHSRLSFAMNIKLISAKNIVDTVLNYWRKHGDNIDISQVEGFIRQIIGWREYMRGMYWALMPDYKTENHLENTNKLPEFYWTGNTKMNCLKNTITNSLDNGYAHHIQRLMVTGNFALLAQINPDDVDAWYLGIYVDALEWVQLPNTRGMSQFADGGKIATKPYVSSGSYINKMSNYCDNCYYDKKEKLGEKACPFNSLYWNFLDDKRSILGNNRRMGMMYSLLDKMDKHQLVNIKKRAQSIIENPDNF
- a CDS encoding DUF2256 domain-containing protein is translated as MAKQHLPTKTCPVCQLPFTWRKKWEKNWNNVKYCSEKCRKNKTQA
- a CDS encoding DASH family cryptochrome, with the translated sequence MQKKQNTSLVWFRNDLRIHDNSSLANAIKSNNRVIALYCFDPRQFEVDQLGFKKTEKYRAKFLIDTVTDLKSNLAQLNIPLFVYTIKPENCIPDLVENYKVNHIFLQEEWTQEEVNVFSKVKENLPEHIQISTNYNQFLYHPEDIPFSIEQLPKVFTEFRKACEKRSEIRQETSSSTEKVNKESIENLTSIPSLSDLGFDDFEVHPNSAFSFKGGETEALKRLEDYFFNTKKLGVYKKTRNGLIGKDFSSKFSPWLANGSISAKHIYYQVKQFEKTHFKNDSTYWLIFELIWRDYFKYVSLKFGNQIFKIDGILNKDYQWSKNQQKINDWINGKTPEPFVNANMIELKKTGWMSNRGRQNVASYFAKSMELDWRIGAAYFESLLLDYDVHSNYGNWMYVAGVGNDPRDRKFNVKLQANRYDSNCKYQRLWLQDTLF
- a CDS encoding SDR family oxidoreductase — its product is MRVLVTGATGYIGKRIIPLLLEQGHTVVCAVRGKLRTEKKYSDEKNLHVIEADFLKPDTLKNIPKDIDAAYYLIHSMSNSVDKFHKLEEECAVNFKNYIETTNVKQVIYLSGITNDTKLSKHLLSRKNVEDTLKSNIYALTVFKAGIIVGSGSASFEIIRDLVEKLPVMIAPKWLNTKTQPIGIRDVLAFLTKGLGKEELYNTSHDIFGPEILTYKDMLLQFGQVRNLKRYIITVPVMTPKLSSYWLYFVTSTSYKLASSLVNSMGIEIIGKQSNINTFLDIKPISYKEAVKHAFVKIEGNEIISSWKDAFISSRNKKRVSTKYLKVPKFGCFKDIKERQVRDENRTLEKIWAIGGENGWYYGTTLWKIRGYLDKLVGGIGLRRGRTNQTEINTGDALDFWRVLLADKDQKRLILFAEMKLPGEAWLEFQVAKGKVYQRATFRPKGLAGRLYWYSVLPFHGFIFNGMINKLANA